Proteins found in one Subtercola endophyticus genomic segment:
- a CDS encoding DUF6325 family protein has translation MSDAVLDELGPVDFIIVEFPVGESSFNGEMIEELVKLVDAGTIRVIDMLILTKDENGEIDAIELSDLDDLGALERIEAELADFLAADDVANLAAAMDPGSVAGVLVYENLWSAPFASAARRAGGQLIANGRIPIQAIIASLEADAELETVGD, from the coding sequence ATGAGTGACGCAGTATTAGACGAACTCGGCCCAGTCGACTTCATCATCGTGGAATTCCCGGTGGGCGAGAGTTCGTTCAACGGCGAGATGATCGAAGAACTCGTGAAGCTGGTCGACGCGGGCACGATTCGTGTCATTGACATGCTTATTCTCACGAAAGACGAGAACGGCGAGATCGACGCGATCGAGCTGTCAGATCTGGATGATCTGGGTGCTCTCGAGCGCATCGAAGCAGAACTGGCCGATTTTCTGGCCGCAGACGACGTCGCCAATCTCGCGGCGGCGATGGATCCGGGCAGTGTCGCCGGTGTGCTCGTCTACGAGAACCTGTGGAGCGCACCATTCGCCTCGGCCGCTCGTCGCGCGGGCGGTCAGTTGATCGCCAACGGCCGCATTCCCATCCAGGCCATCATCGCCTCGCTCGAGGCCGATGCCGAACTCGAAACCGTAGGAGACTGA
- a CDS encoding alpha/beta fold hydrolase, with protein MATHSHDPAAVPERPARRLPRKPASALAERWTRVDGIDVFYRESAKVDLDAPVMMHLHGFGLSGRYLLPTAELLQDEFRTLVPDLPGFGRSGKPPKPLDVPDLAHAAARFLDSQNIEKVSLIGNSMGCPVICEFAYHYPERLDRAILVSPAGGINNQPLRRAVAQLARDGGREPRRMVTVATPDYLRFGIPSTVRMFRALTSYPSLERLLALKIPTLVVIGDRDPLMPNPDRIQQIASQSDNHVLVVVVEGAAHAINFSNPGELANVTRLFMADKPIVDDPDSPGHSKVFEIHRGSLHPQAE; from the coding sequence GTGGCCACACATTCGCACGACCCCGCGGCAGTGCCCGAGCGCCCGGCACGTCGCCTTCCGCGCAAACCCGCGTCGGCGCTGGCCGAACGCTGGACTCGGGTCGACGGCATCGACGTGTTCTACCGGGAATCGGCGAAGGTCGACCTCGACGCCCCCGTGATGATGCATCTGCACGGCTTCGGGCTCTCGGGCCGGTACCTGCTTCCAACCGCAGAACTGCTGCAAGACGAGTTCCGCACACTGGTGCCCGACCTGCCCGGTTTCGGGCGAAGCGGAAAACCGCCCAAGCCCCTCGACGTTCCCGACCTGGCTCATGCCGCCGCCCGGTTTCTCGACTCCCAGAACATCGAGAAGGTCAGCCTGATCGGCAACTCGATGGGATGCCCGGTCATCTGCGAATTCGCATACCATTACCCCGAGCGGCTCGACCGAGCGATTCTCGTCTCACCGGCCGGCGGCATCAACAACCAGCCGCTTCGCCGAGCCGTCGCGCAGTTGGCACGCGACGGCGGCCGAGAACCCCGGCGCATGGTCACCGTCGCCACTCCCGACTACCTCCGGTTCGGCATACCGAGTACCGTGCGCATGTTCAGGGCGCTCACGAGCTACCCGTCGCTCGAACGGCTGCTCGCGCTGAAGATTCCGACGCTCGTGGTCATCGGCGACCGTGATCCCCTCATGCCGAACCCCGATCGAATTCAACAGATCGCCAGCCAAAGCGACAATCACGTTCTCGTGGTCGTGGTGGAGGGCGCTGCCCACGCCATCAACTTCAGTAACCCGGGCGAGCTCGCTAACGTGACCCGGCTGTTCATGGCCGACAAGCCGATCGTGGACGACCCCGACTCCCCCGGTCATTCCAAGGTGTTCGAGATTCACCGCGGATCGCTGCACCCGCAGGCCGAGTGA
- a CDS encoding GNAT family N-acetyltransferase: MTWPAAELLETSRFTLEPLRLQHADEMVDVLGDEALYRFTGGQAPSLEVLRGRYARQVVGHSVSRDSGWLNWIVRSKASAQAIGFVQATLSGVGEHRRAELAWVVAPAAQGAGAATESASAVRAWLNGSGIQRAGALIHPDNIASQRVAAHVGMHETSTMVDGEALWQTHLPRPSKGVSVQV; the protein is encoded by the coding sequence GTGACCTGGCCCGCTGCAGAACTTCTCGAGACGAGCCGGTTCACCCTCGAGCCTCTCCGGCTGCAGCACGCCGACGAGATGGTCGACGTGCTCGGCGACGAGGCGCTGTATCGATTCACCGGCGGGCAGGCGCCCTCCCTCGAGGTGCTGCGGGGTCGTTATGCCAGGCAGGTCGTCGGGCACTCGGTTTCGCGGGATTCGGGGTGGCTGAACTGGATCGTCCGCTCGAAGGCCTCCGCTCAGGCGATCGGATTCGTGCAGGCGACGCTCTCTGGCGTCGGCGAGCATCGGCGCGCCGAACTGGCCTGGGTCGTCGCGCCCGCTGCGCAGGGTGCGGGGGCCGCGACGGAGAGCGCAAGCGCCGTGCGCGCCTGGCTGAATGGTTCAGGCATCCAGCGGGCGGGCGCCCTGATCCATCCCGACAACATCGCCTCGCAGCGGGTCGCCGCGCATGTGGGCATGCACGAAACCTCGACGATGGTCGACGGCGAGGCGCTTTGGCAGACCCATTTGCCGCGGCCTTCGAAGGGGGTTAGCGTTCAAGTATGA
- a CDS encoding lipase family protein: MTPRRLAQRAGWWAADYAFALHWQVRAAFSSRDARRYETGERDPVVVIPGIWETWGFMRPLIEKVHAAGHPVFVISALRHNARPVAESAELVSAMLVSRNLKNVLIVAHSKGGLIGKYAMAFLDDSRRISRMVAVCAPFSGSGYAAYLVLPALRALSPSDATMRMLAESKDVNARIVSVYGEFDPHIPEGSGLTAAHNVMLPTGGHFRILAQPEVVALVLGAGSATEPKTGSVAAAGTQQTDDHDRGGHGEDGDRQPDDR; the protein is encoded by the coding sequence GTGACGCCCCGGAGGCTGGCGCAGCGCGCGGGGTGGTGGGCGGCGGACTACGCATTCGCCCTGCACTGGCAGGTGCGGGCTGCCTTCAGCAGCCGCGATGCTCGGCGCTACGAGACCGGCGAGCGCGATCCCGTCGTCGTGATACCCGGCATTTGGGAGACGTGGGGGTTCATGCGCCCACTCATCGAAAAGGTGCATGCCGCCGGGCATCCCGTGTTCGTCATTTCGGCGCTCCGCCACAACGCTCGACCCGTCGCGGAGTCGGCCGAGCTCGTCAGCGCCATGCTCGTTTCTCGAAACCTGAAAAACGTGCTGATCGTCGCGCACAGCAAAGGCGGCCTGATCGGAAAATACGCCATGGCGTTTCTCGACGATTCACGGCGAATCTCGCGCATGGTCGCGGTCTGCGCACCTTTTTCGGGATCGGGCTACGCCGCGTACCTGGTTCTGCCGGCCCTGCGGGCACTTTCGCCGAGCGACGCGACGATGCGGATGCTCGCCGAGAGCAAAGACGTGAACGCCCGCATCGTGTCGGTGTACGGCGAGTTCGATCCGCACATTCCCGAAGGCAGCGGGCTGACTGCAGCCCACAACGTCATGCTGCCCACCGGCGGACATTTTCGCATTCTGGCTCAGCCGGAGGTCGTCGCGCTCGTGCTCGGTGCCGGCTCGGCGACCGAGCCGAAGACGGGGTCAGTCGCGGCCGCGGGAACGCAGCAGACCGACGACCACGATCGGGGTGGTCACGGCGAAGACGGCGACCGCCAGCCAGACGACCGCTGA
- a CDS encoding AraC family transcriptional regulator, translating to MFTEPTPRLTERVDWRLSGQVGLDQAPGHATSPNPEAFHSVGSRWTFGDGLAVSTTLQSPFVVNVGDEAEADAEGIYVVFVRSGAWRLTENGQTFGFRAGEAGFISPTRPVLGQNLSVSTLTTISLPRETISQIGADVPSGVGGFRLSGLRDPSLSFILGVTAAAGETPIPAAPAAALIGQLITGLFLEHQGYRMDSGSVTSGLWARGQALIAAQSGDSDLTPTAIAAQLNVSVRHLQRAYAATGQTLAEAIRARRLDRAVVEITGTHRSFSEIAGRTGFATVAELRRALVAVHSVTARDLRSAGRVPQNEGTGIR from the coding sequence GTGTTCACTGAACCAACCCCGCGGCTCACCGAGCGTGTCGATTGGCGTCTTTCAGGCCAAGTCGGTCTCGACCAAGCGCCCGGTCACGCCACGAGTCCCAATCCCGAGGCCTTTCATTCGGTCGGCAGCCGGTGGACGTTCGGCGACGGGCTCGCGGTGTCGACAACCCTTCAGAGCCCCTTCGTCGTGAACGTGGGCGACGAAGCAGAAGCAGATGCCGAAGGGATTTACGTGGTGTTCGTGCGTTCGGGCGCGTGGCGGCTCACCGAGAACGGCCAGACCTTCGGCTTTCGGGCCGGCGAAGCGGGATTCATCAGCCCGACGCGGCCCGTGCTCGGACAGAATCTGTCGGTGTCGACCCTGACCACCATCTCGCTGCCCCGCGAGACGATCAGCCAGATCGGGGCCGACGTGCCCTCCGGGGTCGGGGGATTCCGGCTGTCGGGCTTGCGCGACCCGTCGCTGTCGTTCATTCTCGGCGTGACCGCGGCGGCCGGAGAAACTCCGATACCCGCGGCGCCTGCGGCCGCGCTCATCGGCCAGCTGATCACGGGGCTCTTTCTGGAGCATCAGGGTTACCGCATGGACTCCGGCAGTGTCACGTCAGGTCTCTGGGCACGGGGGCAGGCGCTGATCGCCGCCCAGTCGGGCGACAGCGACCTCACTCCTACGGCGATCGCAGCGCAACTGAACGTGTCGGTGCGTCACCTGCAGCGTGCGTACGCGGCCACCGGCCAAACTCTCGCCGAGGCGATTCGCGCTCGGCGGCTCGATCGTGCGGTCGTCGAGATCACCGGAACCCACCGCTCGTTCTCCGAGATCGCCGGGCGTACGGGATTCGCGACGGTAGCCGAACTCCGCCGTGCTCTTGTTGCCGTGCACTCGGTGACCGCGCGCGACCTGCGCAGCGCAGGGCGGGTTCCGCAAAACGAAGGCACGGGCATCCGCTGA
- a CDS encoding DUF7882 family protein, which produces MGKLYYGATGTEAVFDDRLLAHLKSVIVAKLRRDEKFTLSWDNGIDQQGRCAVWLHPAIELQFQFDGRERTPLNRAWIEQLMATANSGDGLRVVPEPTDG; this is translated from the coding sequence ATGGGAAAACTCTATTACGGGGCAACGGGAACAGAGGCCGTCTTCGACGATCGGCTTCTCGCGCACCTGAAATCCGTCATCGTTGCCAAGCTCCGGCGCGACGAGAAGTTCACGTTGTCGTGGGATAACGGCATCGACCAGCAGGGTCGTTGCGCGGTGTGGCTGCACCCTGCGATCGAGTTGCAGTTCCAATTCGACGGCCGAGAACGAACGCCGCTGAACAGAGCGTGGATCGAACAGCTGATGGCGACGGCGAACAGCGGCGACGGGCTCCGCGTCGTACCAGAGCCCACCGACGGGTAG
- a CDS encoding HNH endonuclease signature motif containing protein, with product MSATPPPPTGSPAGSTDGAADEHVRVSLGVLLAEAVAACGECGVFRAAAPCGLADEELLAGLVAVERLGRLVDGLRTQVAGDVADRSRHELGEESLARKQGFANAVELIVASTSVSRSTARSRIKLGAQVLPSVVVGMLVPSKFPEVEDALRSGLIGVDTADAIVRPLSEAAPNCGTEEIRAVERQLVEWAVDGVGGVSLPADDIRGLAVRARESLDADGAEPRYKDLEAKRGLTFSNTRSGCVRVNGVLTPEQGGVWMAVDHAISSPRVAGHIPFDPGTPHADAGASTLATATATATTATATGADAAADAEAVAVDTRTLPQRRVDVFTEVIRVAAGLPGMPQINGARPVLNIHATLDDVVSGRGVGWIDGINEPVPASVVAQTLCHADIVTTLFGAHGEVLHLGKTRRLFSAAQNRALANRDGGCVWKGCNRPPQFCESHHVVDWKDDTYAPGVTDVCNGALLCKFHHNHLHTADWRLVMVDGVPHLIPPKWVDHEQRPQRCRQTSDRFTNPGPPDVFNRRRRDSTPARPRFTDTD from the coding sequence ATGTCCGCAACACCTCCTCCGCCCACCGGCAGCCCGGCCGGCAGCACCGACGGTGCTGCTGACGAGCATGTTCGGGTGTCGTTGGGTGTGCTGTTAGCGGAGGCAGTTGCGGCGTGTGGTGAGTGTGGGGTGTTCCGGGCTGCCGCGCCCTGCGGGCTTGCCGACGAAGAATTATTGGCCGGTCTGGTTGCGGTGGAGCGGCTGGGCAGGTTGGTGGACGGGTTACGTACGCAGGTGGCTGGGGATGTCGCAGACCGGAGCAGACACGAGCTGGGGGAGGAGTCACTCGCACGGAAACAGGGGTTCGCGAACGCGGTCGAATTGATCGTCGCGTCAACGTCGGTGTCGAGGTCGACGGCGAGAAGCCGGATCAAGCTGGGTGCGCAGGTGCTGCCCTCGGTCGTGGTTGGGATGCTGGTCCCGTCGAAGTTCCCGGAGGTCGAAGACGCTCTGCGGTCGGGTCTGATTGGTGTCGATACCGCCGACGCGATCGTTCGTCCGCTGTCGGAGGCTGCCCCGAACTGCGGCACGGAGGAGATTCGTGCGGTCGAACGGCAACTCGTTGAGTGGGCTGTTGATGGGGTCGGTGGGGTGTCTCTACCGGCGGATGATATTCGTGGGCTCGCTGTCCGGGCGAGGGAGTCGCTGGACGCGGACGGTGCGGAACCGCGGTACAAAGATTTGGAAGCGAAACGCGGTCTGACGTTCTCGAACACCCGCTCAGGCTGTGTTCGTGTGAATGGGGTGCTGACGCCGGAGCAGGGTGGGGTGTGGATGGCGGTTGATCACGCGATCTCCAGCCCCCGCGTCGCCGGACACATCCCGTTCGACCCCGGCACACCCCATGCCGACGCCGGAGCCAGCACCCTCGCTACCGCTACCGCTACCGCCACTACCGCCACGGCCACCGGTGCTGATGCGGCGGCTGATGCTGAGGCGGTAGCGGTGGATACGCGTACGCTGCCGCAGCGTCGGGTGGATGTGTTCACGGAAGTCATCCGGGTCGCAGCAGGCTTGCCGGGGATGCCGCAGATCAACGGCGCCCGCCCGGTGCTGAACATCCACGCCACCCTCGACGATGTTGTCTCTGGGCGGGGTGTGGGGTGGATCGACGGCATCAACGAGCCCGTGCCCGCGTCGGTGGTCGCGCAGACTCTCTGCCACGCCGACATCGTCACCACACTGTTCGGTGCGCACGGGGAAGTACTGCACCTCGGGAAAACGCGCCGCCTGTTCAGCGCGGCGCAGAACCGGGCGTTAGCGAACCGTGATGGCGGGTGTGTGTGGAAGGGCTGCAACCGGCCCCCACAGTTCTGCGAGAGCCACCATGTCGTGGACTGGAAAGACGACACGTACGCACCGGGTGTGACGGATGTGTGTAATGGGGCGTTGTTGTGCAAGTTCCACCACAACCATCTACACACCGCCGACTGGCGGCTCGTCATGGTTGACGGGGTGCCGCATCTGATTCCACCGAAATGGGTCGACCACGAGCAGCGACCCCAGAGATGCCGACAAACCTCAGACCGATTCACCAACCCTGGCCCACCAGACGTGTTCAATCGACGAAGACGCGACAGCACACCCGCACGCCCGAGATTCACCGACACCGACTGA
- a CDS encoding TetR family transcriptional regulator, whose amino-acid sequence MVRWQPEARERLQKAALELFLANGFDDTTVADIAAVAGLTERTFYRHFADKREVLFGGQDIFQGGFTEAVDSAPADARALDIVADAVAAVCAPTGMFSEERRPHSRLRQKVIAEHPELQERELLKMASLAGTLASALRARGVTEPTATLAAESGVTVFRLSFDQWIAEGSVATLAEIERDLFEALRSLSP is encoded by the coding sequence ATGGTGCGATGGCAACCCGAAGCCCGCGAGCGACTGCAGAAGGCCGCGCTCGAGCTCTTCTTGGCAAACGGATTCGACGATACGACCGTCGCCGACATCGCCGCGGTCGCCGGGCTCACCGAGCGCACGTTCTACCGGCACTTCGCCGACAAACGCGAGGTTCTGTTCGGCGGTCAAGACATCTTTCAGGGTGGATTCACCGAGGCGGTCGATTCGGCACCAGCGGATGCCCGTGCCCTCGACATCGTCGCCGACGCCGTCGCGGCGGTCTGCGCCCCCACGGGCATGTTCTCCGAAGAACGGCGCCCGCACTCGCGCCTCCGCCAGAAGGTCATCGCCGAGCATCCGGAGCTGCAAGAGCGCGAGTTGCTCAAGATGGCATCTCTCGCCGGCACGCTCGCTTCGGCCCTGCGTGCGCGCGGCGTGACCGAGCCGACGGCGACGCTGGCGGCAGAGTCGGGGGTGACCGTGTTCAGGCTGTCGTTCGACCAGTGGATCGCAGAGGGCTCAGTAGCGACGCTCGCCGAGATCGAGCGAGATCTGTTCGAGGCGCTGCGGTCACTGTCACCCTGA
- a CDS encoding SDR family oxidoreductase, which yields MRVFITGASGWIGSAVTDELLANGYDVLGLARSDESAARLEAKGAQVLRGDLDDLGALRSGASDTDATIHLANKHDWAHPEVSNKAEREAVEAIGEALAGSNRKFLLASGVAGAVPGRSLTENDASPFHGLESPRGGSENRALEFVEQGVGAVSVRFAPTVHGAGDKGFVKFIVDAAKASGVSGYIGDGTNHWPAVHRTDAARVVRLGLEKAAPGTLLHAIGEEAIPTRTIAEAIGRGLGLPVESIASEDAQAQFGTIGGFFGMDIPASSAITRQLLGWTPTGPTLIEDLDSGVYFTS from the coding sequence ATGCGTGTATTCATCACCGGCGCATCCGGCTGGATCGGGTCGGCCGTGACCGACGAACTCCTCGCCAACGGATACGACGTGCTCGGTCTCGCTCGTTCCGACGAGTCTGCGGCCCGACTCGAGGCCAAGGGCGCTCAGGTGCTGCGCGGCGACCTCGACGACCTGGGCGCGCTGCGATCGGGTGCGAGCGACACCGACGCGACGATCCACTTGGCCAACAAGCACGACTGGGCTCACCCGGAGGTCTCGAACAAGGCCGAGCGTGAGGCGGTCGAGGCCATCGGAGAGGCACTGGCGGGCTCGAATCGAAAGTTCTTGCTGGCATCGGGCGTGGCCGGGGCGGTTCCCGGCCGGTCGTTGACCGAGAACGACGCTTCGCCGTTCCACGGTCTCGAGTCGCCCCGCGGCGGCAGCGAGAACCGCGCACTCGAGTTCGTCGAGCAGGGCGTCGGTGCGGTGAGCGTGCGCTTCGCACCGACCGTGCACGGCGCGGGCGACAAGGGTTTTGTGAAGTTCATCGTCGACGCCGCGAAGGCGTCGGGCGTGTCTGGTTACATCGGCGACGGCACGAACCACTGGCCGGCCGTGCACCGAACGGATGCCGCGCGCGTCGTACGCCTCGGGCTCGAGAAGGCGGCTCCCGGCACCTTGCTGCACGCCATCGGCGAAGAGGCGATTCCGACCCGCACCATCGCCGAGGCCATCGGTCGCGGGCTGGGCCTGCCGGTCGAGTCGATCGCGTCCGAAGATGCACAGGCGCAGTTCGGCACGATCGGCGGCTTCTTCGGCATGGATATTCCGGCGTCGTCGGCGATCACTCGACAGCTGCTGGGCTGGACGCCGACCGGCCCCACCCTCATCGAAGATCTCGACAGCGGGGTGTATTTCACCAGCTGA
- a CDS encoding metallophosphoesterase family protein: MALKLVMLADTHLPKRAKALPGQVWRAVDEADVVFHAGDWVDVATLDALESRAARLVGVFGNNDGPELRARLPEVARVTLDGLRFAMVHETGAAAGREQRADRDFADTDVLVFGHSHIPWNTRTPAGMLLLNPGSPTDRRRQPVGTFLTAEVVDSQLRNVVLVPVGVDSEPPSSGAG; this comes from the coding sequence ATGGCTCTGAAGCTGGTCATGCTCGCCGACACACACCTGCCCAAGCGGGCGAAGGCCCTGCCCGGGCAGGTGTGGCGTGCGGTCGACGAGGCCGATGTGGTGTTCCACGCCGGCGATTGGGTCGACGTGGCAACCCTCGACGCGCTCGAGTCGCGTGCGGCCCGGCTCGTCGGAGTGTTCGGCAACAACGACGGCCCAGAGCTGCGGGCGCGACTGCCCGAGGTGGCGCGAGTCACGCTCGACGGGCTGCGCTTCGCGATGGTGCACGAAACCGGGGCGGCGGCCGGCCGGGAGCAGCGCGCTGACCGCGACTTCGCCGATACCGATGTGCTGGTGTTCGGGCACAGCCACATTCCCTGGAACACCCGCACGCCGGCCGGAATGCTGCTGCTCAACCCCGGGTCGCCGACCGACCGCCGTCGGCAGCCGGTGGGCACCTTTCTGACGGCCGAGGTCGTCGATTCGCAACTGCGGAATGTCGTTCTTGTGCCCGTCGGCGTCGACTCCGAGCCGCCTTCATCCGGCGCCGGATAG
- a CDS encoding helix-turn-helix domain-containing protein, whose translation MHQLVGRLTALDPEASESLKVIAYFDALVDGHANTEVLLRGAAVLSGCAAGFAAAGTQRRVDATGIRSPVDATASPPLWPRHPLGDGGYAWLERVGPAHANDEMILERLVIALSITFERSAPVVAARRAVETVVDFAAPRADRLTAATQLKLDMTADYCVSAMPALSSAPGGHQTVMVTRVGAVRAVIRPARHGTTNASVADPVAEPVDGPVAEPVAVPFVERVGVGFAVPPGELDRSWSSALLALRMTSEREPVVQADDLGAVLMLAEAADERDGDHPDVLALKRLIGSPGAARDLVEAMVATGSARAAARELGMHHSTVQARVADYSQALGFDVRTMSGQTRLELALRLYYLSTNVFG comes from the coding sequence ATGCATCAGCTCGTGGGGCGCCTCACCGCGCTCGATCCAGAGGCGAGCGAGAGCCTGAAGGTCATCGCGTACTTCGATGCGCTCGTCGACGGCCACGCGAACACCGAGGTGCTTCTGCGCGGGGCGGCGGTGCTGAGCGGGTGCGCGGCGGGATTCGCCGCTGCGGGCACTCAGCGGCGAGTGGATGCCACGGGCATCCGTTCGCCCGTCGACGCCACAGCGTCGCCCCCACTGTGGCCGCGGCATCCGCTCGGTGACGGCGGGTACGCGTGGCTCGAGCGGGTGGGGCCGGCGCATGCCAACGACGAGATGATTCTCGAGCGCCTGGTGATCGCGTTGAGCATCACGTTCGAGCGCTCGGCGCCCGTCGTGGCTGCGCGAAGGGCAGTGGAGACGGTCGTGGATTTCGCTGCTCCGCGCGCGGATCGGCTGACGGCAGCGACTCAGCTCAAACTCGACATGACCGCAGACTACTGCGTGAGCGCGATGCCGGCGCTGTCTTCGGCGCCGGGTGGCCATCAGACCGTGATGGTGACCCGGGTCGGAGCGGTGCGGGCGGTCATCCGGCCGGCCCGCCATGGTACGACCAACGCGAGCGTCGCTGATCCCGTCGCTGAGCCCGTCGATGGACCCGTCGCTGAGCCCGTCGCGGTGCCCTTTGTGGAGCGCGTTGGCGTCGGCTTCGCAGTACCGCCGGGCGAACTCGACCGATCGTGGAGTTCGGCGTTACTGGCCCTGCGCATGACGAGCGAGCGGGAGCCGGTGGTGCAGGCCGACGACCTCGGGGCCGTGTTGATGCTGGCGGAGGCCGCTGACGAGCGTGATGGCGACCACCCCGACGTGCTCGCTCTGAAACGCCTGATCGGGTCGCCGGGAGCCGCGCGCGATCTCGTCGAAGCGATGGTCGCGACCGGCAGCGCCAGAGCCGCCGCCCGTGAACTCGGGATGCACCATTCGACCGTGCAGGCCAGGGTCGCCGATTATTCCCAGGCGCTCGGCTTCGATGTGCGCACCATGAGCGGCCAGACGCGTCTGGAACTCGCCCTTCGGCTGTACTACCTCTCGACGAACGTGTTCGGCTGA
- a CDS encoding alpha/beta hydrolase → MSIAESPTTPTTEYRPAPPFDPELAAVLAVLGAQMPSTLTTEMIGPMRSANVTPPIDEVLAARSVDVVREDRAIPGPAGAPDITISIFKRADHVAGGPGIYHTHGGGMIIGDRFTGIDTILDWVEEFDAVAVTVEYRLAPEHPDPALVDDCYTGLVYTAEHADELGFDASRLIIAGASAGGGLCAGVTLLARDKGGPALAGQVIIYGMLDDRNETVSSHQIDQIGVWDRGSNDTGWDALLGDRRKTDAVSIYAAPSRATDLSNLPPAYLDCGSSEVFRDEDVAYASKIWADGGIAELHVWPGGFHGFDMMAPQAALSVAMRETRTAWVRRLLGA, encoded by the coding sequence ATGTCCATTGCAGAATCCCCCACTACCCCCACCACCGAGTACCGCCCGGCCCCGCCGTTCGACCCCGAACTCGCCGCCGTGCTCGCGGTTCTCGGCGCCCAGATGCCGTCGACTCTCACGACGGAGATGATCGGCCCGATGCGCTCGGCGAACGTCACGCCGCCCATCGACGAGGTGCTCGCGGCTCGCTCTGTAGACGTGGTTCGCGAAGATCGAGCCATTCCCGGCCCGGCCGGCGCGCCTGACATCACCATCAGTATTTTCAAGCGGGCCGACCATGTGGCAGGAGGGCCGGGCATTTATCACACGCACGGCGGCGGCATGATCATCGGCGACCGCTTCACCGGCATCGACACGATTCTCGACTGGGTGGAAGAGTTCGACGCCGTTGCGGTGACGGTGGAGTACCGGCTCGCCCCCGAGCATCCTGACCCCGCCCTCGTCGACGACTGCTACACCGGCCTGGTGTACACCGCCGAACACGCCGACGAGCTCGGCTTCGACGCCAGCCGACTGATCATCGCCGGTGCGAGCGCGGGTGGCGGCCTTTGCGCGGGCGTGACGCTGTTGGCACGTGACAAGGGCGGCCCCGCGCTGGCAGGCCAAGTGATCATCTACGGCATGCTGGATGATCGCAACGAGACGGTCTCGAGCCACCAGATCGACCAGATCGGCGTCTGGGATCGCGGCAGCAACGACACCGGGTGGGATGCCCTGCTCGGCGATCGACGCAAGACCGATGCCGTGTCGATCTACGCCGCACCTTCGCGGGCGACCGACCTGTCGAACCTGCCGCCGGCCTACCTCGACTGCGGGTCGTCTGAGGTGTTCCGCGACGAAGACGTCGCCTACGCGTCGAAGATCTGGGCCGACGGCGGCATCGCCGAACTGCACGTCTGGCCGGGCGGGTTCCACGGCTTCGACATGATGGCTCCCCAGGCCGCGCTTTCGGTGGCCATGCGTGAGACCCGCACAGCCTGGGTGCGGCGGCTGCTCGGCGCGTGA
- a CDS encoding DoxX family protein yields the protein MEIAYWIVAGVLAVFYLYSGAMKIARNRTQLKTMMKWVETAPMPAVKLIGILEVLAAIGLILPPLTGIAPWLALAAAIGLVLVQIGAIILHLARKEARQLGLNVALLVLAVVAVWLATVWL from the coding sequence ATGGAGATTGCCTACTGGATCGTCGCCGGCGTACTTGCTGTGTTCTACCTGTACTCGGGCGCCATGAAGATCGCGCGCAACCGAACTCAGCTGAAAACGATGATGAAGTGGGTCGAAACCGCGCCGATGCCGGCGGTCAAGCTCATCGGAATCCTCGAGGTGCTCGCTGCGATCGGCCTCATTCTGCCCCCGCTCACCGGCATCGCGCCGTGGCTCGCGCTCGCGGCAGCCATCGGGCTCGTGCTGGTGCAGATCGGGGCGATCATTCTGCACCTGGCACGCAAAGAAGCGCGACAGCTCGGGTTGAACGTCGCGCTTCTTGTGCTTGCGGTGGTCGCCGTGTGGTTGGCGACCGTCTGGCTGTAG
- a CDS encoding DUF805 domain-containing protein, producing MPPPPPLPPQQASNVPSGPVPLWAPYYNAPFGVAVRRFFTKYATFSGRASRAEYWWWFLVSAVIGVIFSIILQATGGNNMNGNGMTAGGTVVYIIYLVWALVILIPGLALLSRRLHDANHSFWWIFIALIPLVGGIILLVFVLTGPKPEGARFDRPTS from the coding sequence ATGCCACCGCCGCCGCCTCTTCCGCCGCAGCAGGCCTCGAACGTTCCGAGCGGCCCGGTGCCGCTCTGGGCTCCGTATTACAACGCGCCGTTCGGCGTCGCCGTCAGACGCTTCTTCACCAAGTACGCCACGTTCTCGGGCCGCGCGAGCCGCGCCGAGTACTGGTGGTGGTTTCTGGTGTCGGCCGTGATCGGCGTGATCTTCAGCATCATTCTGCAGGCCACTGGCGGAAACAACATGAACGGCAACGGAATGACAGCGGGCGGCACCGTCGTCTACATCATCTACCTCGTGTGGGCCCTCGTGATTCTGATTCCGGGACTCGCGCTGCTTTCGCGTCGCCTGCACGACGCCAACCACTCCTTCTGGTGGATCTTCATCGCCCTGATCCCGCTCGTCGGCGGCATCATTCTGCTGGTGTTCGTTCTCACCGGCCCGAAGCCCGAAGGCGCACGGTTCGACCGACCCACCAGCTAA